A single Bosea sp. PAMC 26642 DNA region contains:
- a CDS encoding ABC transporter ATP-binding protein, which yields MSHLVLDGLTKRFGGFTAVDAMNLSVERGEFVSLLGPSGCGKTTTLQMIAGFVDVDHGGIRLDGIDLVSVAPNKRGLGIVFQSYALFPHMTVAENIAFGLEMRDIARADRDRQTLAVMELVGLKGFAGRYPRRMSGGQQQRVALARALVIKPALLLLDEPLSNLDAKLREEMQGELRQIQRSVGTTTILVTHDQHEAMALSDRIVLMNQGRIEQIGAPDQVYDHPASAFVASFLGKTNVLAGTGDGQGTATVGDLVLALPGAGKGPLQLAVRPERLTFAPAGEPGLEARILGRVFQGTHWLLTAESAAGVLTLIRGNDGAAVPREGETVHLRFSAADAALLPGAAA from the coding sequence ATGTCCCATCTCGTCCTCGACGGCCTGACCAAGCGCTTCGGCGGCTTCACCGCCGTCGATGCCATGAACCTCTCCGTCGAGCGCGGCGAGTTCGTCTCGCTGCTCGGACCCTCGGGCTGCGGCAAGACCACAACCCTGCAGATGATCGCCGGCTTCGTCGATGTCGATCACGGCGGCATCCGCCTCGACGGCATCGATCTCGTCTCGGTGGCGCCCAACAAGCGCGGGCTCGGCATCGTCTTCCAGAGCTATGCGCTGTTTCCGCATATGACCGTGGCGGAGAACATCGCCTTCGGACTTGAGATGCGTGACATCGCCAGGGCTGATCGCGACCGGCAGACGCTCGCCGTGATGGAACTCGTCGGCCTCAAGGGCTTCGCCGGCCGTTATCCGCGCCGCATGTCGGGTGGCCAGCAGCAGCGCGTGGCGCTCGCCCGCGCACTGGTGATCAAGCCGGCGCTGCTCCTGCTCGACGAGCCGCTTTCCAACCTCGACGCCAAGCTGCGCGAGGAGATGCAGGGCGAACTGCGCCAGATCCAGCGTTCGGTCGGCACCACCACCATCCTCGTCACCCATGACCAGCATGAGGCGATGGCGCTGTCGGACCGGATCGTGCTGATGAACCAGGGCCGCATCGAGCAGATCGGCGCGCCCGACCAGGTCTACGACCATCCCGCCAGCGCCTTCGTCGCGAGCTTCCTCGGCAAGACCAATGTCTTGGCCGGCACGGGAGACGGGCAAGGCACGGCCACGGTCGGCGACCTCGTGCTGGCGCTGCCAGGCGCTGGCAAGGGGCCGCTGCAACTGGCCGTGCGGCCCGAGCGCCTGACCTTCGCTCCAGCCGGCGAGCCAGGCCTAGAGGCCCGCATCCTCGGCCGCGTCTTCCAGGGCACGCATTGGCTTCTCACCGCCGAGAGCGCGGCGGGCGTGCTCACACTGATACGCGGCAATGACGGCGCGGCCGTGCCGCGCGAGGGCGAGACGGTTCACCTGCGCTTCTCCGCGGCGGACGCCGCGCTCCTGCCCGGAGCGGCGGCATGA
- a CDS encoding LysR substrate-binding domain-containing protein → MLNPRQIEAFRTVIVTGGVTSAARALHISQPAVTRLIHDLQYALGLTLFERRGSRLVPTNEALSLYREVERQFVGLEQIQNAARNLREGLSGSLRIAALPTFNVGFLPRLVAAYMKDKPGLDVAIYGSISSQVVDWVATGFCDIGFAQYPLDFPNIDIEALPAAAAVAVLPEGHRLAHKAVLEPADFIDEPFVSLAGSTQWRYRTDALFAAARITRQMRVETPLSMIACSLVASGAGIGIVDPYTAVEYRGRGVVVRPFRPTVDYEIGVVWPAGRFRSPLALGFVETVRAAIQALAESEDAVAERLAGPGAP, encoded by the coding sequence ATGCTGAATCCCCGTCAGATTGAAGCCTTCAGAACCGTCATCGTGACAGGAGGGGTTACTTCGGCCGCCCGCGCGCTGCATATCAGCCAGCCGGCCGTCACGAGACTGATCCACGATCTGCAGTACGCGCTGGGGCTTACCCTGTTCGAGCGGCGCGGAAGCAGGCTTGTGCCCACCAATGAGGCTCTTTCGTTATACCGCGAGGTCGAGCGGCAATTCGTCGGGCTCGAGCAGATCCAGAACGCTGCGCGCAATCTGCGCGAGGGGCTTTCTGGGAGCCTGCGCATCGCGGCGCTGCCGACCTTCAACGTGGGGTTCCTGCCCCGCCTGGTCGCGGCCTACATGAAGGACAAGCCGGGTCTCGATGTCGCGATCTACGGCAGCATCTCCTCGCAGGTCGTCGACTGGGTCGCCACCGGCTTCTGCGATATTGGCTTCGCCCAGTATCCTCTCGACTTCCCCAACATCGACATTGAGGCGCTGCCTGCGGCGGCAGCCGTCGCGGTGTTGCCCGAGGGCCATCGGCTGGCGCATAAGGCCGTCCTCGAACCGGCCGATTTCATCGACGAGCCCTTCGTCTCGCTGGCGGGATCGACCCAGTGGCGCTACCGGACCGATGCGCTGTTCGCAGCCGCGAGGATCACGCGGCAGATGCGGGTGGAGACGCCGCTGTCGATGATCGCCTGTTCGCTCGTCGCATCGGGAGCCGGCATCGGCATCGTCGATCCATACACCGCCGTGGAGTATCGCGGGCGGGGCGTCGTCGTACGGCCGTTCCGGCCGACGGTTGACTACGAGATCGGCGTCGTCTGGCCGGCCGGCCGCTTCCGGTCGCCGCTGGCGCTGGGCTTCGTTGAGACGGTGAGGGCCGCGATCCAGGCGCTCGCCGAAAGCGAGGACGCCGTCGCCGAGCGATTGGCCGGCCCGGGCGCCCCGTGA
- a CDS encoding ABC transporter permease translates to MRRNGPLALIFHGLFVVFMLAPLLIVCVVAFTPEGYLSLPTRGPSLRWFRAILDYPEFIRAFRDSLWLAALSSTIAIMLAVPAALAIARYRFPGREAITALFMSPLMVPHVVLGIAFLRFFTQIGISGTYIGLVLSHIIVIIPFALRLVLAASYGIDRRIEHAAISLGAGTATVFRRVTLPLILPGVVSGWLLAAINSFDEVTMTVFIASPATVTLPVRMFLYIQDNIDPLIAAVSACLIAMTAILLFALDRLFGLDRLFVGSGKG, encoded by the coding sequence ATGAGAAGAAACGGCCCCCTTGCCCTGATCTTCCACGGGCTCTTCGTCGTCTTCATGCTGGCGCCGCTGCTGATCGTCTGTGTCGTCGCCTTCACGCCGGAGGGCTATCTGTCGCTGCCGACGCGCGGCCCGAGCCTGCGCTGGTTCAGGGCGATCCTCGATTATCCCGAGTTCATCCGCGCCTTCCGCGACTCGCTTTGGCTGGCGGCTTTGTCCTCCACCATCGCGATCATGCTGGCGGTGCCGGCCGCGCTCGCCATCGCGCGCTACCGCTTCCCCGGCCGCGAGGCGATCACGGCGCTGTTCATGTCGCCGCTGATGGTGCCCCATGTCGTGCTTGGCATCGCCTTCCTGCGCTTCTTCACCCAGATCGGGATCTCCGGCACCTATATCGGCCTTGTACTGAGCCACATCATCGTCATCATCCCCTTTGCGCTGCGGCTCGTGCTCGCGGCCTCCTATGGCATCGACCGGCGCATCGAGCATGCCGCGATCTCGCTGGGCGCGGGCACGGCCACGGTGTTTCGCAGGGTGACCCTGCCGCTGATCCTGCCAGGTGTCGTCTCGGGCTGGCTGCTGGCGGCGATCAACTCCTTCGACGAGGTGACGATGACGGTGTTCATCGCCTCGCCCGCCACCGTGACGCTGCCGGTGCGGATGTTCCTCTACATCCAGGACAACATCGACCCGCTCATCGCGGCGGTCTCCGCCTGCCTCATCGCCATGACCGCGATCCTGCTCTTCGCGCTCGACCGGCTGTTCGGGCTCGACCGCCTCTTCGTCG
- a CDS encoding ABC transporter permease produces the protein MSLTVTERNAPFLLTGPALLVFLGLVIIPLGMTVLLSFYDWGQYKGIVPEFTLKNWIEVFTDSYFLEIFLRTFRIAFLVTLAAIVIGVPEAYILNRMAPAWRSAFLLVIIGPLLVSVVARTLGWAVLLGSTGLVNQGLLSLGLIATPLEFMFTETGVVIALIHVLIPFMILAVWASLQRLDPQIENAALSLGAGPVTIWRRVILPQIVPGILSGSIIVFALAASAFASPAIIGGRRLKVASTLAYDEFLNTLNWPLGAAVATLLLVALVLITVGSNRLIERRYAQVFE, from the coding sequence ATGAGCCTGACGGTCACCGAGCGCAACGCCCCCTTCCTGCTGACAGGGCCGGCCCTGCTGGTCTTCCTTGGTCTGGTGATCATCCCACTCGGCATGACCGTGCTGCTCTCCTTCTACGATTGGGGGCAGTACAAGGGCATCGTCCCGGAGTTCACGCTAAAGAACTGGATCGAGGTCTTCACCGACAGCTATTTCCTGGAGATCTTCCTGCGGACCTTCCGCATCGCCTTCTTGGTCACGCTGGCGGCGATCGTCATCGGTGTGCCCGAGGCCTATATCCTCAACCGCATGGCTCCGGCCTGGCGCAGCGCCTTCCTGTTGGTGATCATCGGGCCGCTTCTGGTCTCGGTCGTGGCGCGCACGCTGGGCTGGGCCGTGCTGCTGGGCTCGACGGGCCTCGTCAACCAGGGGCTCCTCTCGCTGGGCCTGATCGCGACGCCGCTCGAATTCATGTTCACCGAGACCGGCGTCGTCATCGCGCTGATCCATGTGCTGATCCCCTTCATGATCCTTGCGGTCTGGGCCTCGCTGCAACGCCTCGACCCTCAGATCGAAAACGCGGCGCTCTCGCTCGGCGCGGGTCCGGTGACGATCTGGCGGCGCGTGATCTTGCCGCAGATCGTGCCAGGCATCCTCTCGGGCTCGATCATCGTCTTCGCGCTGGCGGCGAGCGCCTTCGCCTCGCCGGCGATCATCGGCGGCCGCCGGCTGAAGGTCGCCTCGACGCTGGCCTATGACGAGTTTCTCAATACGCTGAACTGGCCGCTGGGTGCCGCTGTCGCGACCCTGCTCCTGGTCGCGCTCGTGCTGATCACCGTCGGCTCCAACCGCCTGATCGAGCGTCGCTACGCACAGGTGTTCGAATGA
- a CDS encoding ABC transporter substrate-binding protein, whose product MKFSWVGMLLTTTALSAGTAAMAQQKTMFVAGYGGSYEQTMRKEVIPLFEKQANVKIEYVAGNSTDTLAKLQAQKGNQQIDVAIVDDGPAYQAVTLGFCGTLTDGPVYKDVAPVMKFSSNKGVGLGLVATGLFYNTKIFAENKWPAPTSWNDLKSKTYGKKIVTPPINNTYGLHALIAMAQIGGGGENNIDPGFQTFKDEINPNIIAYEPSPAKMTELFQNGQAVLGVWGSGRVKAFADTGFPVAFVYPKEGSFALGVAACPIEGAKNPAEANAFIQFMLSAPIQKVMALGAGFGPANTTVTLTTDEQKGLPYGEDVKKLKAVDWDMANAKREEWTRRWNREVER is encoded by the coding sequence ATGAAGTTTTCCTGGGTAGGAATGTTGCTGACCACGACGGCACTGAGCGCCGGCACCGCGGCCATGGCACAGCAGAAGACGATGTTCGTGGCCGGCTATGGCGGCTCCTATGAGCAGACGATGCGCAAGGAAGTCATTCCGCTCTTCGAGAAGCAGGCCAACGTCAAGATCGAATACGTCGCCGGCAACTCCACCGACACCCTCGCCAAGCTCCAGGCGCAGAAGGGCAACCAGCAGATCGACGTCGCCATCGTCGATGACGGCCCGGCCTATCAGGCGGTCACGCTCGGCTTCTGCGGCACGCTGACCGACGGCCCCGTCTACAAGGACGTGGCGCCGGTGATGAAGTTCTCGTCGAACAAGGGGGTCGGGTTGGGCCTCGTCGCGACAGGCCTGTTCTACAACACCAAGATATTCGCCGAGAACAAATGGCCGGCGCCGACCTCGTGGAACGATCTCAAGTCCAAGACCTATGGCAAGAAGATCGTCACCCCGCCGATCAACAACACCTATGGCCTGCATGCCCTGATCGCGATGGCGCAGATCGGCGGCGGCGGCGAAAACAATATCGATCCCGGATTCCAAACCTTCAAGGACGAGATCAACCCCAACATCATCGCCTATGAGCCCTCACCGGCGAAGATGACCGAGTTGTTCCAGAACGGCCAGGCCGTGCTCGGCGTCTGGGGTTCGGGCCGCGTCAAGGCCTTCGCCGATACCGGCTTCCCGGTCGCCTTCGTCTATCCCAAGGAAGGCAGCTTCGCGCTCGGCGTCGCCGCCTGCCCCATTGAGGGCGCCAAGAACCCGGCCGAGGCCAACGCCTTCATCCAGTTCATGCTTTCGGCCCCGATCCAGAAGGTCATGGCCCTCGGCGCCGGCTTTGGTCCCGCCAACACGACCGTGACGCTGACCACGGACGAGCAGAAGGGCCTGCCCTATGGCGAGGACGTGAAGAAGCTAAAGGCCGTCGACTGGGACATGGCTAACGCCAAGCGCGAGGAGTGGACGCGGCGCTGGAACCGAGAGGTCGAGCGGTAA